One part of the Neodiprion virginianus isolate iyNeoVirg1 chromosome 3, iyNeoVirg1.1, whole genome shotgun sequence genome encodes these proteins:
- the LOC124300084 gene encoding THUMP domain-containing protein 1 homolog, whose amino-acid sequence MDSQKRKKNYYSGHHNYQKKRKQYNLEPGIKGFFCTCNFREKDCVREVYSVLSEYADNLYGIEQTELCTRASDETASTEQSETENGNEKISQEEEDSVDISEALKKEVAELKAESQKPVNLRRFQVVDTGVKSVVFIRTTIPNPLELVSTIIKELYETKKQRTRYLMRLLPVEIVCKAYMDDIKLKANTLFEKYFAQEPKTFAIIFNRHSNNSIKRGELIEDLGDIIAKKNPGNKADLKNPELAVVVEVIRGVCLLSIAPSYYKYKKYNLLEICGVRESDKKESANAASPEPMHSKPEEESTETEESKSDKPVELPVDV is encoded by the exons ATGGATTCACAAAAACGCAAGAAAAATTACTATTCAGGACATCACAATTATCAGAAGAAACGGAAACAGTATAATTTGGAGCCAGGAATCAAAGGCTTTTTTTGCACGTGTAATTTCCGAGAAAAAGACTGCGTTCGCGAAGTGTACAGTGTACTGTCAGAATATGCAGATAATCTTTATGGTATTGAACAG ACTGAGCTTTGTACGCGAGCATCAGATGAAACAGCCTCGACTGAACAAAGTGAGACAGAAAATGGTAATGAGAAAATATCACAGGAAGAGGAAGATTCAGTGGATATTTCAGAAGCATTGAAGAAAGAAGTTGCTGAACTGAAGGCAGAATCTCAAAAGCCTGTGAATTTACGTCGTTTCCAA GTTGTAGATACAGGTGTAAAAAGTGTCGTTTTTATTAGAACAACCATACCTAATCCGCTGGAATTAGTTTCTACTATCATCAAAGAATtgtatgaaacaaaaaaacagagaACCCGATATCTGATGCGGTTGCTGCCCGTTGAAATTGTTTGTAAGGCATACATGGATGACATAAAATTGAAGGCCAACacattgtttgaaaaatattttgcccAAGAGCCAAAAACATTTGCCATCATATTCAA tCGGCACAGCAATAACAGCATTAAACGGGGTGAATTAATAGAAGATTTGGGTGACATcatcgcaaaaaaaaatcccggCAATAAAGCAGACCTAAAAAATCCTGAACTTGCCGTTGTTGTAGAAGTAATACGTGGAGTATGTCTGCTGTCAATAGCTCCCAGCTATTATAAATACAAGAAGTACAATTTACTGGAAATATGTGGAGTCAGGGAATCAGATAAAAAG GAGTCTGCTAACGCTGCATCACCAGAACCAATGCATTCTAAGCCAGAAGAAGAATCCACAGAAACAGAGGAGTCAAAAAGTGATAAACCAGTAGAGTTGCCAGTTGATGTCTAA
- the LOC124299718 gene encoding sialin-like isoform X1 codes for MVIAPEKLVKEKECFSCRDVLWYLVFSGFAVSYMIKLHLSLTIIAMVVAPQLKATTLAQCAWNEYVQKSNSSSLWTNATSLTNSLDNNTTNTSLTSWDTTQTLEHSPSQNETQSNHRFSWNEYDQGVALGAYSWLHPIMQLPAGFLAHRYGTKLIFGLTIFIPATLGFMTPVLARYHFYAFVLLRALQGGIADVCWSAVNSMTAKWIPIDDRSKFLSAYFGGAVGTAIVYPMCAILINSFGWDSVFYVTSALGIIWCVAWYYLAFDTPQEHPRISVGEKTYILERLGNSVNITTSQKIPWKAILTSRPLWIVTIAHVGYMWGITILYLGTPSYFNYIHGWNIQAVGMLSAIPQVLRMLFSYTISSFSDWLLKTERMPIMWLRKAAVFLGCGIPSIMLLGLAFSGCHPTLAIAFMMASLIATGATSAGTLAVTVDLSPNYASILFGIKNTISSFVEFLAPMMIGILTNNNQTIVQWRLVFLITVAIMFSTSAVYIFFGTSEVQHWNYQDDEEDPVELENLRSKVNKAECEETTAYIPKKRDNCSYSESAECCVAEMND; via the exons ATGGTTATTGCGCCGGAAAAACTAGTGAAGG AAAAGGAATGTTTTTCCTGCCGAGATGTACTGTGGTACCTCGTTTTCAGTGGGTTTGCTGTCAGCTATATGATAAAATTGCACCTCAGTCTTACCATTATCGCCATGGTAGTAGCACCCCAACTCAAGGCAACAACTCTTGCACAATGCGCGTGGAATGAATACGTACAGAAGTCCAATTCATCCAGCCTCTGGACCAACGCCACGTCACTCACAAACTCTCTGGATAACAACACAACAAACACCTCTCTCACATCGTGGGACACGACACAAACACTTGAACAC aGCCCATCCCAGAATGAAACACAATCAAATCATCGTTTCTCATGGAATGAGTACGACCAAGGTGTGGCTCTGGGAGCATATTCTTGGTTGCACCCGATCATGCAGTTACCTGCCGGCTTCTTGGCACATCGTTATGGAACCAAGCTCATCTTTGGATTGACCATTTTTATCCCTGCTACGCTAGGTTTTATGACACCGGTTTTGGCACGCTACCATTTTTACGCCTTCGTGCTTTTACGAGCTCTTCAGGGCGGAATAGCA GACGTCTGTTGGTCCGCCGTAAATTCTATGACTGCTAAATGGATTCCTATTGACGATAGGAGTAAATTTCTCAGTGCTTATTTCG GCGGGGCAGTGGGAACAGCAATTGTCTACCCAATGTGTGCAATACTCATAAACTCGTTTGGATGGGATTCAGTTTTTTACGTAACGTCAGCTCTTGGAATTATATG GTGCGTCGCATGGTATTACCTGGCTTTCGATACACCACAAGAACATCCTCGTATTTCAGTAGGTGAAAAAACATACATCCTGGAACGTCTAGGAAATTCTGTAAACATCACCACTTCTCAAAAAATCCCATGGAAAGCTATATTGACGTCACGTCCACTCTGGATAGTAACTATTGCACACGTAGGCTATATGTGGGGCATTACCATTCTTTATCTTGGAACCCCCTCTTACTTCAATTATATTCACGGATGGAACATTCAGGCG GTTGGCATGCTTTCAGCGATTCCTCAAGTATTGCGAATGCTTTTTTCCTATacaatttcaagtttttccgACTGGCTGTTGAAAACGGAAAGGATGCCAATAATGTGGCTGAGGAAAGCAGCAGTCTTTCTGGGTTGTGGTATTCCAAGCATAATGCTGTTGGGTCTGGCTTTCAGTGGTTGTCACCCAACCTTAGCCATCGCGTTCATGATGGCAAGTTTAATTGCTACTGGTGCCACTTCCGCTGGAACGCTTGCCGTCACTGTTGATCTGAGTCCGAATTACGCAAGTATTCTCTTTGGCATTAAGAATACAATTTCATCATTCGTTGAATTCCTAGCCCCTATGATGATCGGAATCCTAACCAACAATAAC CAAACGATCGTGCAATGGCGCCTGGTATTTCTCATCACGGTTGCAATAATGTTTTCAACTAGCGCAGTGTACATATTTTTCGGGACATCAGAAGTGCAGCATTGGAATTACCAAGATGATGAAGAAGATCCCGTAGAACTTGAGAACCTTCGGTCAAAAGTGAATAAAGCCGAGTGTGAGGAAACGACTGCCTATATTCCGAAAAAGAGGGATAACTGTTCATACTCAGAGAGCGCGGAATGTTGTGTTGCAGAaatgaatgattga
- the LOC124299718 gene encoding sialin-like isoform X2 codes for MVIAPEKLVKEKECFSCRDVLWYLVFSGFAVSYMIKLHLSLTIIAMVVAPQLKATTLAQCAWNEYVQKSNSSSLWTNATSLTNSLDNNTTNTSLTSWDTTQTLEHSPSQNETQSNHRFSWNEYDQGVALGAYSWLHPIMQLPAGFLAHRYGTKLIFGLTIFIPATLGFMTPVLARYHFYAFVLLRALQGGIADVCWSAVNSMTAKWIPIDDRSKFLSAYFGGAVGTAIVYPMCAILINSFGWDSVFYVTSALGIIWCVAWYYLAFDTPQEHPRISVGEKTYILERLGNSVNITTSQKIPWKAILTSRPLWIVTIAHVGYMWGITILYLGTPSYFNYIHGWNIQAVGMLSAIPQVLRMLFSYTISSFSDWLLKTERMPIMWLRKAAVFLGCGIPSIMLLGLAFSGCHPTLAIAFMMASLIATGATSAGTLAVTVDLSPNYQTIVQWRLVFLITVAIMFSTSAVYIFFGTSEVQHWNYQDDEEDPVELENLRSKVNKAECEETTAYIPKKRDNCSYSESAECCVAEMND; via the exons ATGGTTATTGCGCCGGAAAAACTAGTGAAGG AAAAGGAATGTTTTTCCTGCCGAGATGTACTGTGGTACCTCGTTTTCAGTGGGTTTGCTGTCAGCTATATGATAAAATTGCACCTCAGTCTTACCATTATCGCCATGGTAGTAGCACCCCAACTCAAGGCAACAACTCTTGCACAATGCGCGTGGAATGAATACGTACAGAAGTCCAATTCATCCAGCCTCTGGACCAACGCCACGTCACTCACAAACTCTCTGGATAACAACACAACAAACACCTCTCTCACATCGTGGGACACGACACAAACACTTGAACAC aGCCCATCCCAGAATGAAACACAATCAAATCATCGTTTCTCATGGAATGAGTACGACCAAGGTGTGGCTCTGGGAGCATATTCTTGGTTGCACCCGATCATGCAGTTACCTGCCGGCTTCTTGGCACATCGTTATGGAACCAAGCTCATCTTTGGATTGACCATTTTTATCCCTGCTACGCTAGGTTTTATGACACCGGTTTTGGCACGCTACCATTTTTACGCCTTCGTGCTTTTACGAGCTCTTCAGGGCGGAATAGCA GACGTCTGTTGGTCCGCCGTAAATTCTATGACTGCTAAATGGATTCCTATTGACGATAGGAGTAAATTTCTCAGTGCTTATTTCG GCGGGGCAGTGGGAACAGCAATTGTCTACCCAATGTGTGCAATACTCATAAACTCGTTTGGATGGGATTCAGTTTTTTACGTAACGTCAGCTCTTGGAATTATATG GTGCGTCGCATGGTATTACCTGGCTTTCGATACACCACAAGAACATCCTCGTATTTCAGTAGGTGAAAAAACATACATCCTGGAACGTCTAGGAAATTCTGTAAACATCACCACTTCTCAAAAAATCCCATGGAAAGCTATATTGACGTCACGTCCACTCTGGATAGTAACTATTGCACACGTAGGCTATATGTGGGGCATTACCATTCTTTATCTTGGAACCCCCTCTTACTTCAATTATATTCACGGATGGAACATTCAGGCG GTTGGCATGCTTTCAGCGATTCCTCAAGTATTGCGAATGCTTTTTTCCTATacaatttcaagtttttccgACTGGCTGTTGAAAACGGAAAGGATGCCAATAATGTGGCTGAGGAAAGCAGCAGTCTTTCTGGGTTGTGGTATTCCAAGCATAATGCTGTTGGGTCTGGCTTTCAGTGGTTGTCACCCAACCTTAGCCATCGCGTTCATGATGGCAAGTTTAATTGCTACTGGTGCCACTTCCGCTGGAACGCTTGCCGTCACTGTTGATCTGAGTCCGAATTAC CAAACGATCGTGCAATGGCGCCTGGTATTTCTCATCACGGTTGCAATAATGTTTTCAACTAGCGCAGTGTACATATTTTTCGGGACATCAGAAGTGCAGCATTGGAATTACCAAGATGATGAAGAAGATCCCGTAGAACTTGAGAACCTTCGGTCAAAAGTGAATAAAGCCGAGTGTGAGGAAACGACTGCCTATATTCCGAAAAAGAGGGATAACTGTTCATACTCAGAGAGCGCGGAATGTTGTGTTGCAGAaatgaatgattga
- the LOC124299718 gene encoding sialin-like isoform X3, whose translation MIKLHLSLTIIAMVVAPQLKATTLAQCAWNEYVQKSNSSSLWTNATSLTNSLDNNTTNTSLTSWDTTQTLEHSPSQNETQSNHRFSWNEYDQGVALGAYSWLHPIMQLPAGFLAHRYGTKLIFGLTIFIPATLGFMTPVLARYHFYAFVLLRALQGGIADVCWSAVNSMTAKWIPIDDRSKFLSAYFGGAVGTAIVYPMCAILINSFGWDSVFYVTSALGIIWCVAWYYLAFDTPQEHPRISVGEKTYILERLGNSVNITTSQKIPWKAILTSRPLWIVTIAHVGYMWGITILYLGTPSYFNYIHGWNIQAVGMLSAIPQVLRMLFSYTISSFSDWLLKTERMPIMWLRKAAVFLGCGIPSIMLLGLAFSGCHPTLAIAFMMASLIATGATSAGTLAVTVDLSPNYASILFGIKNTISSFVEFLAPMMIGILTNNNQTIVQWRLVFLITVAIMFSTSAVYIFFGTSEVQHWNYQDDEEDPVELENLRSKVNKAECEETTAYIPKKRDNCSYSESAECCVAEMND comes from the exons ATGATAAAATTGCACCTCAGTCTTACCATTATCGCCATGGTAGTAGCACCCCAACTCAAGGCAACAACTCTTGCACAATGCGCGTGGAATGAATACGTACAGAAGTCCAATTCATCCAGCCTCTGGACCAACGCCACGTCACTCACAAACTCTCTGGATAACAACACAACAAACACCTCTCTCACATCGTGGGACACGACACAAACACTTGAACAC aGCCCATCCCAGAATGAAACACAATCAAATCATCGTTTCTCATGGAATGAGTACGACCAAGGTGTGGCTCTGGGAGCATATTCTTGGTTGCACCCGATCATGCAGTTACCTGCCGGCTTCTTGGCACATCGTTATGGAACCAAGCTCATCTTTGGATTGACCATTTTTATCCCTGCTACGCTAGGTTTTATGACACCGGTTTTGGCACGCTACCATTTTTACGCCTTCGTGCTTTTACGAGCTCTTCAGGGCGGAATAGCA GACGTCTGTTGGTCCGCCGTAAATTCTATGACTGCTAAATGGATTCCTATTGACGATAGGAGTAAATTTCTCAGTGCTTATTTCG GCGGGGCAGTGGGAACAGCAATTGTCTACCCAATGTGTGCAATACTCATAAACTCGTTTGGATGGGATTCAGTTTTTTACGTAACGTCAGCTCTTGGAATTATATG GTGCGTCGCATGGTATTACCTGGCTTTCGATACACCACAAGAACATCCTCGTATTTCAGTAGGTGAAAAAACATACATCCTGGAACGTCTAGGAAATTCTGTAAACATCACCACTTCTCAAAAAATCCCATGGAAAGCTATATTGACGTCACGTCCACTCTGGATAGTAACTATTGCACACGTAGGCTATATGTGGGGCATTACCATTCTTTATCTTGGAACCCCCTCTTACTTCAATTATATTCACGGATGGAACATTCAGGCG GTTGGCATGCTTTCAGCGATTCCTCAAGTATTGCGAATGCTTTTTTCCTATacaatttcaagtttttccgACTGGCTGTTGAAAACGGAAAGGATGCCAATAATGTGGCTGAGGAAAGCAGCAGTCTTTCTGGGTTGTGGTATTCCAAGCATAATGCTGTTGGGTCTGGCTTTCAGTGGTTGTCACCCAACCTTAGCCATCGCGTTCATGATGGCAAGTTTAATTGCTACTGGTGCCACTTCCGCTGGAACGCTTGCCGTCACTGTTGATCTGAGTCCGAATTACGCAAGTATTCTCTTTGGCATTAAGAATACAATTTCATCATTCGTTGAATTCCTAGCCCCTATGATGATCGGAATCCTAACCAACAATAAC CAAACGATCGTGCAATGGCGCCTGGTATTTCTCATCACGGTTGCAATAATGTTTTCAACTAGCGCAGTGTACATATTTTTCGGGACATCAGAAGTGCAGCATTGGAATTACCAAGATGATGAAGAAGATCCCGTAGAACTTGAGAACCTTCGGTCAAAAGTGAATAAAGCCGAGTGTGAGGAAACGACTGCCTATATTCCGAAAAAGAGGGATAACTGTTCATACTCAGAGAGCGCGGAATGTTGTGTTGCAGAaatgaatgattga